TCTTGTCAGAAGCAATTACCGTGCCCTTTGGCGGCAACTCTCCACCCTGCACCAGCTTCAATATCGGGATCAGCTTCTCCCTCAGCATCACAGTGGGAGGGCATCCGGGAAGATAGTAGTCAACATCAATTACATCACGAAGCGCCTTCCCTTCGTCCTTAAGCTCAGGAAGCGTGAGGTCGAACTTGCCCACTTTCACCTCGGTTTGAGGGGTGACAAAATCGGGGTTCACCGTAGAAGCTGTGTCCTGATAAACGGTGCGAAAGACTTCGTTCTTGGTGCTGAGATTACAGAGTCCGGGGATGCCTCCGAAGCAGGCGCAAGCCCCAAAGGATAGAACGGCCTTTGACCTCTCTCTCAGAAGATGGGCTGTGTGCTCATGTGTCGAGGTCCTTACCGTCCCGTGGTAAATTCCCACGTCTATGTCCCCGCTTTTGAAAGCCTCCAGATCCTTGATCTTGAAGTCCATTGCGGTGGGCCAGTAGACGATATCGGCCACCTCAACAAGATTGAGGATCTTCTCGTTAAGGTCCAGGATAGCTACGTCACACCCGGAGCATGTCGATCCCAGAGCGATGGCCACTTTCAGCTTGTTCATTGTTCTTCCCCTTCCATGGATTCGGTCCTAGTTTTTTTATTTCTCCGATAAAATCGGTGACTACTTGAGCAAATCGTTGCCCCTCAGCCGCGGAGACCCACTCCAGCCTCACCCTTTGCGGCTCGATCCCAAGCTGGGGCAGAAGACCCTTCAAAAGGGTGATCTTTCTTAGCGTCTTGTAATTCCCGGCCATGTAGTGACAATCCCCGGGATGGCAACCCCCAATGAATACCCCATCAGCACCGCGGCGCAGGGCTTCCATTATAAGCGCTGGGTCAACCGCACCTGAACACATCACCCTGATCATCCTTAGATTTGGGGGGTATTGGATTCGGCTTATCCCAGCGAGATCGGCACCAGCATAAGAACACCAGTTACAGCAAAACCCCACAATGACCGGTTCAAAGCCTTCCATTCTTACACTCCTGACAGAACTGCATCAAGCATAGCCGAGATCTGATCTCTTCTGAACCCCCGTTGCTGAGCGGCCCCAGAGGGGCAAGCGGAGGCGCAGGTACCGCATCCTTTGCAAAGGGCCTCGTTTGCCACGGCAATTCTCTTCTCTCGATCCAAAGTTATGGCGCTGTAGGGACAAAGGACTTCACAGATCCCACAGCCGCCACATATGACTTCGTTCACCGTACAGACAATCCCTTCAGCCGTCAGCACATCTTTGACCAGTATGACAGTGGCCCGAGAAGCAGCAGCTTTTGCCTGTGCGATACTCTCCTCGATGGACTTAGGAGCGTGGGCCAGCCCGCACACAAAGACCCCATCGGTGGCAAAGTCCACAGGGCGAAGCTTGACGTGTGCTTCCAAGAAGAAGGCGTCTTGGTTGAGTGGCACTTTGTAGAACATGGCCAATTCCTTCACGTCAGGCGGAGGGGTCATGGCCGTGCTTAAGGCGAGGATATCAGCATCAATGGCTATTTCGTCGCCAAGCACTGGGTCCTTACACTCAACCCTTATCAAAAGCCGTCCGTCTTTTCTCGTCTGCCTGACACGAGGCTCCTCTTCTGGATCATAGTGCAGAAAGACAACCCCTTTCTCTCTTGCCTTTCGATAGAGTTCCTCATAAAACCCATATGTCCTCACGTCCCGATAAAGAACATGTATATTCATCTCGGGTTTGATCTCTTTTAGCCTCAGAGCGTTTTGGATTGCCTGGTTACAGCACACCCGGGAGCAATAAGGTCGCTCCTCATTGCGAGAACCTACACACTGGATCATTACCAGGTTATCGCAATTGACGACATCAGGGCTCCCCTTTGCTATTTCCTCCTCGAGCTCCAGTTGGGTGAGCACTCTGGGGTCTCTTCCATAGAGATATTCCTCTGGCTTGTATTCCTGGGCCCCGGTAGCAATTATGGTAACACCGTGGTCTATCCTCTCTATGACCCTACCACGGTACCTCATGACTTCAGTGGTGAAATTGCCCACAAAGCCGCGTGCGTCCACGATCCACGTATTTGTATACACCTTGATCTTGGGATGTTCTTGAACTCTGCTAATAAGTTGGGACAGAAAGTCCTGAACATCCCCGCCATCGAAGGAATG
Above is a window of Chloroflexota bacterium DNA encoding:
- a CDS encoding hydrogenase iron-sulfur subunit codes for the protein MEGFEPVIVGFCCNWCSYAGADLAGISRIQYPPNLRMIRVMCSGAVDPALIMEALRRGADGVFIGGCHPGDCHYMAGNYKTLRKITLLKGLLPQLGIEPQRVRLEWVSAAEGQRFAQVVTDFIGEIKKLGPNPWKGKNNEQAESGHRSGIDMLRV
- a CDS encoding oxidoreductase, coding for MNKLKVAIALGSTCSGCDVAILDLNEKILNLVEVADIVYWPTAMDFKIKDLEAFKSGDIDVGIYHGTVRTSTHEHTAHLLRERSKAVLSFGACACFGGIPGLCNLSTKNEVFRTVYQDTASTVNPDFVTPQTEVKVGKFDLTLPELKDEGKALRDVIDVDYYLPGCPPTVMLREKLIPILKLVQGGELPPKGTVIASDKTLCDECEMKKENKSISKIVRTHEMIPTPGICLLEQGLICMGPATRGGCGTPCIKALVPCRGCMGPTAEVKDQGAKMISAIASILGVSEEKDLSAEDVAKLIDGIKDPVGTFYRFTLPVALINKKVGVK